The Styela clava chromosome 11, kaStyClav1.hap1.2, whole genome shotgun sequence genome includes the window TAATTTTGTATAAGCTGGATCCATCATCAGGATTTTTATACTACTCTCACTTAAGACTTCCAccaccaccatcaagtctatgcaaaTGCATCTGGAATaaataactggataattatGCACATCCTAATATGGACTGTTAGCCAGACAAGTGGTAGAGGTACCCTTCCCTACCTGGCAAAAATGTggaaattctatttttaaaacaatattatgtaataaaaaaattcagatttgtAGATGATActcaccatattaagattttcTCCTTCATCTATTATTCTTTTTAGAATTAAATGAAGAACCAAAATTCCATCATCAACATTTCTACCTAGATGCTGTGATAAACTCTCCAAATTACTCATCAATTTGTTCATCAAAAAATTCTGACCTTCCTTAACATTACTTTCACAAATCattctataaataaaaataaaaaagcatgTTATCGAGCAATATGAGATTAGATGTCATTCAAAATTTACAATGTTGAAAACTCATACAAAACAAGAATTATAAGATACTCAATAAAAGTATGCATAAACCAATTTCTTCAAGAAAGATGTTTCAAAAGATTAACAAGCTCACCTTAAAATAATATCAGGATTCTTATTCATGGCAAAAAGCATGCAAGAGTGTAATATGAATTGCAATGTTGCTGCGCCTTGCTCAGTAGTTCTATCTCCAGGATTGTCCACTCCTTTTTTATCATAATGAAGCTGATATCCGCATTGAGATTTTATACCAGTATCCATTCGTTCATTGCCTTGTGATTTAACATGGAAAGTGCCTCCTATTTCAACATTACATTCTGGACATTTTGCCACAATCCAGGGTCTTCGGCATTCGCCAATGTAATAGACATGGCCATTTGGACACGTGTAGGGTGCTTCATCCAGTAGTATGCCATCCATAGCATTGTGTAACGATTCAGGCATAGCTGGCCAGAATAAATCTGCAGTACTTGCTGGATCAGCAATCAGAGCAAAGGCTTCCTCTTGCAGTAGATATGGTTTGCAAGCAACAATGTGTATTACAAGAAGCACAAGCTGTTGGATGCTGCTAGCTTGATTGACTGACAATCCTGGTATAGATGATAGTTCATTCAAAACATTACATTCCTTTAAGAATGAGCTTGAGGGACATTGCCGACGcaattttgtaaacaataaTTTTTGTGCTTTGCTGTTTTTGCTATGTAAAATTGTCGAAATCTTTGGAATATTTTTGAGCATCAATACATTTTCCTTGCGAGGAAACCACCTGTCAAAATTTTCTTGTGTTTGCCTTGAATTTGCCAAATCCTTCCTAATTTCGCTAAAATCAGCATCATAGATTATGTAAAAATCAATTATTTCAGTGAACACATCTTGCAAATAATTCTTCACAATCATTTCTGTTCCATGTTTATCATCACAAAGACTCTTTAACTGTTGTTTGCCCCGCATCATCAAAAAAGTTTTGGTGAAAAATTTCTTTAGAATTACGGGGTCAAATTTATTAGATATATCGGCAAaagttaaaatcaattttggaGTCATTTCTTCGATGTTCCTCAATTTATATTCATGGATACAATTGACCAGATGGTTTAGAGCAATTCGAAGTTGAGAAACATgctttataatttcaaaactcactgctgtttctttattttctgaTAAATGCTTCCAGGATTCTCGCAATAATTGTTCACTCCAATCATAATCATTTTTTACTGAATCCTGatcactgaaaatattttcaaaaccttTCAATGCTGATAAAAGTATTGATTCATTCAATAGTCTGTCATTTTGAAGCAACTCATCAAATTGTTTTTCAAGGAATTCAGgtgatattttatataaaagttgaaagaCACTGCTTTTCAGCTCAATGTCAAAATTTAGTGCTGTTGTCTTCAGTTCTTTTTGTTCTCTAGAACAAGATGATACAAATATATCTTCAAAAATCCTTATTTTCTTCTCATGATCAGATGGAtgtgaaatttcaaagcaaaagtTGTGTAGGTATTCCAGGAAAAAACTTGTAcactttttttgaaaaattttcaaataatccTCGTGAACCTTTGTTAGAGAAGGTGAATGAATGGAGAAATCTGGTGGTAAACTTTCCGGACAAAGAGGACATAGCTTTATTTCCTGCGAAACAGCTATTTGCGCACAATCTTTGCAAATGAATTCACCACATGGCATTTTGATTGGTACTTGTATTATTTTTCCACATGGTATGCATCCAAGGCTCTTCCAGTCCACCATGAAATTCAACTGCAGATTCTCATaacattttctcaaaataacaGATGTTATTTTCAACACTTCAATACTATTAAATCCCATTCTTTGAACCCCATTAAACATTCTCATTGCTTGTTTTACAACAACACTAACAAAGTTTGTATATTCTTGCATTTCATTGACATTAGGTAATAGATTCATCAAAAGCATATCGAGTAATGCAAGAGGCTTCCATTTCCCCTCCAAATCTTTTCTTCTTTCTTCAGAATGAGTTGATGAGATTATGGAATAGAATGTCTTTTTCATATTCGAAATAAGATTTAGCCATTCAATGCAACTTTCTGCATCATTTATTTTGCCAGCTTCACTATTTACCCAAGCCAATAAATCCTCAAGTGCCAACTGATGTATCAAAAATTCTGATGCCTTTTGCTGTTCTGTAAGCCACTGGTCAATATTTTTCCCAATGTCAgaacttatttttaaaatatcagaaATCATCTTCATTTCCTCAGAAAGTTGCATGAAAGTTAAAAATGTTATTGAAATACCATTCACACATCTATTCAAATCCAACCATTTTTGTttcgaaatttcaaacaaaactttCACCAATCCATCAAGTTCAGTCTGACTATTTGTACCATGCctgaataaaaatttgactacATCATAAGCATATGTTTCCATCATCTGTATGAATTTGTTAGCAGAATTCCACATTGAAAGCACTTTGACAATTTCTTTTTCAGTTGATCTTTTAACGAGATtgtagaaaaaaatttcatcttttccACAGCTTATGGATGATTTATATAAATGCATCAATTTCTCATTGATAACAAAGCTGAAAGGAAATTTGCAATCAAAATTATCAGTCAAATGTTTTGCTGTTCTTACCACAAATTCACCATTCTTATCACTGGGGATTTTCATTTCTATGATACTGAAGAGCTGTAGCCACAATTCAGTTCTCCATCCTGAACCATTCTCATTGCTGCTTGTAAGTAAAGAGAGATTATTGTTCTCATCTATAATGCTGATAACATACGCCAGCATATTTGCAACTCGTTGCTTCAAGCGAATGTGAATTGCCTTTCCAAACGTTCCACTTTCCTGCAATTTTTCAACAGAACAAGCTTCTGTGGTCAACCATTCCATAATATCATTGCTGTGGTGGCTTTCAAATGTAATCATCTTTTCAAATAAGATTTGTAAGAATCCTTTGCTAATATTTTCTAATGACTGACCAATAAAAAGTTGTTGAAGTATTTCAATACACTGCAGCTCTCTTCCATTACCATTTTCCTGACTTGTCAGATGTGACATTGACTCACATATGCAATCCTGCAAAAGACAAATTATATGGGACCGACCGTCATTGCTTTCAGTACAAAGCATATTTTTGCCATCTAACAAAATATTACCAATACTCTTCTTATACACACTGCTGATAAGTGTggtatttgtattattttctgAATGGCGCAGTTCATCAACGTATACTGCTTTGTATTTGTTTGTATGTTGAAGTATCAGGGTATTGTCATCATTGAATTTCTGATCAATGCCTCGCTCTGTTGACAGAAGGAACCCAATTAAAACCTTTTTAACCTGAAGGCTGTCTTCAGAAATTTGAGTGACGTTGTTCATGAAATGATGTTTTGCACATTCTACAAGTTTTCCATATTTATAagcttttgaaatttgaattagTAAGATtgcaacattttgttttgttgtatcttttgaatttttcatgcaTCTCACAAAAAAATCATTCAGCTTTTTTGTGTATTCTTCTTGAACTTTAAACTGTTGCAATGACAGCAACATTATACTATTATCCACTAGATCAAGTTTGGTTTCCAGTTTTTTTCTGTCTTCTTCAGTCAGAATATTAGAGAAAGATACAATTTCAAAAACTTGAATTTTTGCCGGGCCATTGTTCATTGTAGTCTGCAACAGATTAAACAAACAGTCATGTGTTTGCGTTTCCATATAAATCTGGAGTAGTTCTTTTTTTTCAGTACTACTCAATCTTGTTTTGGAAAGTCTAAAAACAGAGTCTGCTGTCGCAACATTCAACATgacttttttgaaaatgttagtTTCTTCCATCTCATCATGAGCCAAAATTACTGAACTGGTTGTGTCTGAATGAAATCCCACAAATGCATCAGCCGAAGTGAATTTGTTTATTGTGGAAAATGTTTGGCACCATTTTTGAAGATTTTTAGACAAGGCACACTGCTTTTCGCTCAATAAGCTCATACCTAACAGGTGATGTTTTTCCAGGCGATTAATAAGTGCTATAGGATATCTGTCTCTCACTATTTCCTTCTTTTCAACTATGATGATTCTGAAATTATCATGTATGCGACTCCAAACTCTGTGAGACCCAAGACCTATGGCTACATAGTTTTGTCCACCAAATTTCACATACTGCTGATTCAAGACATCATAGAGTGATTCATGGATTTTGGACATATTCAAAAGTACAACTGTTAGCCCAGTTTCCATACACACTTTAATGCGATTTATAATTCTGCAAAACCAGGTGTATGAGTTATCTCCTGGAAAACTAGATCCAAACAGCACTTTTACAGAGGTATTGAAATCTGGCATAATGTGGTGTAATAGATTGACAGAAGAATGATCCGATGTCAAGAGCAAAAGAAAACGACTATGAAAACTTTGAAGATTGTCAGCAATCAAACTTTTCAAACTGACGGCAGATACAAAATCTTCTTTCAGTGAAAAATGTTTCAAAGCAGcatctttcaaattttgcaaaTGTGCACAATCTCCTCCACTAAAATTTCTTAAAAGCATGTAAGCAAAATCTTGATTATTTAAAATGCGATCTTCTTTTGACATCTTGCAAAGCATTTTTATAAGACTATAATAATCACGCAAACCAAAATACAGGATATTCTGATGTTGATAAATATCAAGATATGTCTTGGTCAATTTTTCCAAGACTGAATGATATTCATTTGCTTTGTTTTGACTTCCTTCAAAAATGCCTTCAGCAGTACGAGAAAGATCATCTTCTCTTGGTACATTTCTTGAAACAAAGATTCCTCTGTTCATTTTCGCAGGATCCAAAGCCCAGTTTGATATTCCAATAAAAGCAACTTTTTTGTCCTCATCAAATTCAGTAAGTGTTCCACTACTTGCACTTCCACATTCCAACAATGGATGCAGGATCTAGGCAGGATgaaatcatttattaaaaacaatgcaAAACAGATTTTGCGAAAATAAAAAGCATACACTCACCTTAAGAGGCATATTTGGAGAGTCCTCAGCGAGACCTATTTCATCAAGGACCACAAGTGTACCAAATTTACTTAAATCTTTATTCTTTTGGCGCTCTGCCGCACAAGAAAACATTTTTTCTATTCCGCTTGCTTCAGTTAGAGCGCTGCattgaaaagtcaaaaattccacctgaataataatatattgcaaTCAAATATAAATACCAAAAGTGAATTCCTTAATTTATTCAATGTCTAGTACCTTCTTTAAACTCCTATAAAGACTCGAAGTAGACGATGAACCTTTCATATTCGCTTCCACAATTGTTTTCGATAGTGATTTAGAACTACCAGGTTTTCCGACTAGATATAGAGGAAGCTTGGCATCTGCACAGATTGTCATGAGATACACATTTTCACACAGAGCTTCATTCCAGGCCACATTTTCCATACTTTTCAAATTACGATGAAATAGTGTTTGACAAGAAACGAATTCCTCCTTGATTTCAAAAGATGATAAATGGATATTTATTTGTTCCAATACATGAGACAATTCCATCCTGAAGTTTTGTCTTTTTTCTAAAGATACATGATATGTGATGTCAATAGCATAAAGAAGAGAACGTAAACTATCTGAAATATTGATTGTTTGAGAATCTGGCTGTCTGTTTTTTCTTCTCTTTTTCAAGATGTCTTGAATCTTGGGATAAATTTCTTTGTTCTTGAAAAACCACTTGTAGAGTTTTAGTGTTCTTTCAACATCTCGAAGACTTACATatctaaaaaaaacatattaaaaatgaaaacatgaTAAATGCATTTTTAGACTGTTTCGTTTGATCAATTTTAGTTTTCCCACCTGCATTCATCTTCCTGTTTCTTCATATAAGCTTGAGCTCTCGAGAGAACCAAATTAATTGTAGCTTTATCTTCAATGGTTACCGCAAGTTCCGAGCTTAGCTTATCtgtcattttttcaatataaatctGCTCTGTCTCATCAGATAATTGTCCAAAGTCCCAAACAAATGGTTGTATGCTGGGAGGGAGAGCAACAACTTTATACACCAGTGTACGAATGGCAATATTTCCAACACATTTATTCGAATCTTTCGAAGAAACAAGATAACCAAGCCCTGATGATTCCAACTTTTTAATAGCTTCAGGTGATAATTGCTTGTATGGGTTACATGCTGCTACAATCTGTATATTTGATTCTTCAAATGATTTTCCATCAATGGTCAAGTCACACATGACTTCTTTGATAGCATAAATTGCTATAGTTGTATTTGCTTCATCataaaataagattttcattttgtttggtACCATGGTTGTATTATTCAGAGCCTCGTTGACACTTTTATGAATATCCTCAACTCCAATTCCcccatgtattttcaaggtCTGCATTTGATTTCCTTCCTTTTTCTTTCCCATCATTAAACTGTTCATGAATTCAATCATTCTAGTTTTTCCACATCCAGTTTCTCCCATGATGATCACAGGAATTTTACATCTGAATCTCATATATATAGCGATCATTTTGAGAACATTATCAGTTGTCAACTCATACGAAGGGTCAGGATCAAAAACAGTTTTAGAATCTGGATTATTAACTCCCATTATTAAACAGAGTTTCTTGATCATCTCTGTCCTTGAAAGTTTGTGAAAGTTGTGTCCAAGTTCAATACCTTGTGCACCAAGTCCAGCAACAAGGTCTGGGGTAGTTATTCCTTCCTGCACTAATTGTTGGTTTTTATCAAGTAAATTGCCATATTTATCAATGTTGACATTAATGAAACTCATAGAAACCCCGTCGTCATTGAAAAACACATAGGGATGCTCATATTCTTCCCATTTTCTACGTAGTTGATGAGCTTCAAATATATCCTGGTCATCTCCATCGTTGGCACTTTCGTCAGATATATAAAGAGAAGGTGTGGCAAAATCTTGAGACATCCTTATCATAAATTTCACAGCTAAGTTTTTCAGACCTTTCAATTCATGTTCCATCATTTGACAAAAGACAGATTCTTCACAACTGACAAGTTGGGTGTTGAGAAAGCTAACAAAGTGTTTCATTTGTCCCCATGAGGGATTATTCATTCCACAATGTCGTAATAGTACTTCAACACATTTTCCATAACCTGACTGATTTAGTGATTCTGAGTTTGGAGCGTAATTTTCGGTAATATCTTCATTTTTCTCATGACGTTGTAGATAATAATAAGGCCTTTGGAAAATATCTGAATTGAGCTCTTCAATATCCACTATAACTTTATTGTCAGAAATATGATTTGCAAGGTTCTTAACAACCTGCACAGGTGAAATGCACTCAATGCTTGGAAGAAGTTCCAGTGTATGAGAATAGCCAACCTAGCATAAAAATGATATGCTATAACAATAACCAACCAAAATTAATTCATTCGTATATACTTATTATCAATAATCAACTTACAGCACAGGATGGACgctttttcatttcaatgtaATATGAGTGCTCTTGTCGACACCTCCATACCTTTCCTGTAGAATCAGTAATCATACCCAAGATAAGAAGATCAAACATGAACTTTTCAATTCCAATTTCAACctgttgaaaaaatatagaaaaataatattaaaaaacaatatatcATTGATTTATcacagtgctcttcaacctttttgttattgtggaacccctgatataatttttcgttttttatggaaccccaattaacaaaatgaaaaaacaacacgaaataatcgtaacacgaaatattcgtaattcaaatatttctacttcaacaaCAAACAGAAAGAAGGTTCCAAGCTTGGAATTCAATGACTAGGCTGttcttgcatttttttttaaatcttcttGAATCGTGGCTCCACGGCACTCAATACAATTCTGATACTCATGTCTACACTCTATAAACAACTCcttcttttgtttttaatagTTGTTGGAGCAGAAAATGCTGATCCACACAAATAGGTAGATATTTGTTCATATAAGTCGATATGAAGTCACTAACAAATCTTGATCAGTATTCACTGCTCCTAAGATAGAATCTTTCTGCTGGCATGCGCCGCTTTTCATATGTTTAAAGTATGAAATAGCCTTTGAAAAAGTCTTTGTCATGTACGAAGGATGACTGGCTTCCAAGTGTCTTTGTAATTTAGCTGGAGCTAGTGCAGAATTAGAGAGTCTCTTAGACTCATCTTGCAAATTAGACATTCGGGCTGTGGAGCTGCATTCAGAATCTAGTCATCGGGCAAAAAGAAGCcatatttcaaatatgtttCATCCCATTTTCTAACTTTGGCAATTGAATTACATTTGTTTTGCTTCGGAGGAGGAGCAAGTGCCTCTTTTTGCATTTGAACTACTTTGCTCATTGCCGTCCTGACCTTCACCGTTATTACTGTTGCGCCTCACAAaagaaaatatactattttgctTCATCTGTATTGactaaatattaaaaagttaGGTTTCACACTAGGCTATTTTTACTATAGTCCAACAAAAGCTGAACAACAACTCTAGTTTGTAGTACATACCTACTCTCTCTAGTCTCAAGCAAATATCTACATACTTTGAACATAATGTAACTATGGTGCAACAATAGCGTTCTTGTtagttgcataacaatgacCAAAGTGACACAacaatcgaaaatatttttgttt containing:
- the LOC120347782 gene encoding E3 ubiquitin-protein ligase rnf213-alpha-like isoform X3, which produces MAEMSAGVENSARLQCISVVLKKCVVYDEARMKKLAFLLRDDDIITKDERIEIMNMIKTKGSCESIERIIQIVQEKNKDVSCFVTALNDEDLEMGVKVTELLSVICSQAFNESHVSLIQLWNELETYNEILKQLIVDIWQDKATEMTENTDWPLHFIQFCITSTDNEEKLDSFLSAAKMVQPPVGTIADEEFNQELCEKEGDSPASLSSEPESFVFLPMGDENGEDSAEESPETSRKVEQHEPSTQEKQDTEYLKNLDNSVSITESMEEIFTELEGPQTDGGMQNDENSLIQSDEQAAQTMHAKPPPKLGNGDEETTLVEKNTDLELQERPQPHDGMQNDGNFLFHNNEQAAQTSRSDPVSELGNGHEETTPGEKNTEQNLQAKPDLEHGDGDDKTTSGKKKTELDSQDEKTPHVIDRADGEQEIDSMSDDDEDDDDSEVDVMEQHQMGMLFPNDQGVPVIPTAPSFEDVLNKSNSTNVDQQFNVEFRVIPTELPRSKFGGKMLVEIHGQFYPMKTHKHGYYSTNVVTQTEDLGYVYCYTVKSNKYIYEKLPSSGKTKLRERSFTPGFNIVQDIACFPKTSWIVDTWKKNCLQNIRNYLPSVETVLQQKISFKDEIYYWVHNLKLGWKISSPVHQFICNNGELELMLEKWFVAVQKFSSDDVEIHLFKHIICCIAIIRAFYLEHHVIQSYNLYSALCDGLNMCKLVKESQIRLYHEIEKEFQFLYNGVHPLHEVCESLQHFLDNDLFSCSFILVLPAYWLIAEKGQFKDQLRFRMPNLLLDRAMLPDLKQSSWGKYKEVLSTLKQQKKLKELNGTIQVISQVHPWIVDTFQYFLTSTSLIDLLMNKVSSINKFQLDSIFQHILPLLDPIPRPKLPAKKISEYAAKILKLDYYLSARFGKLMQPEFLKSLQPDYLYCIASSSALVLENLSHALIKLGKCHIFDNSNRLEILWVIKMAVHAVLLHQSVENMGMTHFKPDVVASFTCILDGIKLRISEFSHLRLNIDANEIKFYNDLLQVRWAYSNFQDDWISDIKNDIEDNINEEWSQPENGKGFLNFYFGLEGIELCEYLDSILEKKAEHYSIDVLYQQTDHSFFVTLLHYFRDGNDKSVKIIGKIFEQGFSEYEKNDSSIRKTALEFLSRSPFPLRFFKVFNIHDVKIMGRFRSTQCECVEKVANVMKCILADIEKEITPITLEEFDLMFEHEERIIELLVLFRGIKTSQPRSSSAHVGDKMKDMEFRMIFTRSRKTIQLYNDKVKFLYFFINLCKSFRKEIKVDCERLEYLCDRDRSSLCLGKLYKDFILDEEMFCISDVAQLEGSKILYSKLQQLGNVMLGKKSTPTNSVWNIDWRHVLNNMWLKTRKEISKFCSQLDEGTMKQERLLDTLDFTDGDEAKIKCELLVLYKYFEEADSEKKSTLRARQIAYHFKIQRSMETIQWISDFQKSHNLKGDFSAIHKFQGTFQDGSVEDFEKLRAVIEINKKQLDVLKAFSKQAELIKWLQTKMTDESDVRGLCMVAMESTRHEPMYADKWLFLSDGVAGFEKLIFHLDKLSGLKGLLRRCKTVWKNVESDGVLLSKWADSGKDIEWYKANEQWYGSEEKAVLCYAQEVNNHGVYTIGNLQKTNSNFATLKESIKLDLSGPSETNGDGNDEVNAIRMNAFKKNVDIDYLHEVESKLMLISGDGTEGQKDVLQFQQLLNATENLAQAYVDLVNAGFMLFTDWNAIISSKPSKDTDMMTEHILVLNITFKKGVQKLGKTASIQDINVLADILKNILKRWDDHVKLMRLKHYYLNDFSIQQIKYLCQQLGKMRQCGLEDRTYVMLSDLQRHEMTGIIGESLNEAMKIDDANEETNNTELVNDESEDNVTKEVFENREKRKAVRFLVNSENVPETLAKAAVQEEGFADLNACSNWMLLHEYDENIIFELSQAFDQTSGFVYDQNDIKEDRSILQSRSAKTLEGIIAKLQESEQQKNDILVSIKTICLGYLNSTMTLTLKDYLSVSHLGKFLTILHSKMDALQGQAGITMRNAHSTLIKGSPNFLLCQEQEVIPLLISLYATDENDPKLPTFPEVLLCSEETTVDEVERFMLRAMTIIPSEADPLFCLACAHKLDLNVSKALETMYGFLTHAGQYVRKKFQLVIISSDPQHYITALFDKFQIEKIPSFEEKILSEYVSSNMSNDTSANGRYAQVVQSIRSGVGKSLYVKKIFENVEKNTSTTTIRLLERHINIEKVIKRLYMDIQHNEQNQLIHFDLTPAVEIGIEKFMFDLLILGMITDSTGKVWRCRQEHSYYIEMKKRPSCAVGYSHTLELLPSIECISPVQVVKNLANHISDNKVIVDIEELNSDIFQRPYYYLQRHEKNEDITENYAPNSESLNQSGYGKCVEVLLRHCGMNNPSWGQMKHFVSFLNTQLVSCEESVFCQMMEHELKGLKNLAVKFMIRMSQDFATPSLYISDESANDGDDQDIFEAHQLRRKWEEYEHPYVFFNDDGVSMSFINVNIDKYGNLLDKNQQLVQEGITTPDLVAGLGAQGIELGHNFHKLSRTEMIKKLCLIMGVNNPDSKTVFDPDPSYELTTDNVLKMIAIYMRFRCKIPVIIMGETGCGKTRMIEFMNSLMMGKKKEGNQMQTLKIHGGIGVEDIHKSVNEALNNTTMVPNKMKILFYDEANTTIAIYAIKEVMCDLTIDGKSFEESNIQIVAACNPYKQLSPEAIKKLESSGLGYLVSSKDSNKCVGNIAIRTLVYKVVALPPSIQPFVWDFGQLSDETEQIYIEKMTDKLSSELAVTIEDKATINLVLSRAQAYMKKQEDECRYVSLRDVERTLKLYKWFFKNKEIYPKIQDILKKRRKNRQPDSQTINISDSLRSLLYAIDITYHVSLEKRQNFRMELSHVLEQINIHLSSFEIKEEFVSCQTLFHRNLKSMENVAWNEALCENVYLMTICADAKLPLYLVGKPGSSKSLSKTIVEANMKGSSSTSSLYRSLKKVEFLTFQCSALTEASGIEKMFSCAAERQKNKDLSKFGTLVVLDEIGLAEDSPNMPLKILHPLLECGSASSGTLTEFDEDKKVAFIGISNWALDPAKMNRGIFVSRNVPREDDLSRTAEGIFEGSQNKANEYHSVLEKLTKTYLDIYQHQNILYFGLRDYYSLIKMLCKMSKEDRILNNQDFAYMLLRNFSGGDCAHLQNLKDAALKHFSLKEDFVSAVSLKSLIADNLQSFHSRFLLLLTSDHSSVNLLHHIMPDFNTSVKVLFGSSFPGDNSYTWFCRIINRIKVCMETGLTVVLLNMSKIHESLYDVLNQQYVKFGGQNYVAIGLGSHRVWSRIHDNFRIIIVEKKEIVRDRYPIALINRLEKHHLLGMSLLSEKQCALSKNLQKWCQTFSTINKFTSADAFVGFHSDTTSSVILAHDEMEETNIFKKVMLNVATADSVFRLSKTRLSSTEKKELLQIYMETQTHDCLFNLLQTTMNNGPAKIQVFEIVSFSNILTEEDRKKLETKLDLVDNSIMLLSLQQFKVQEEYTKKLNDFFVRCMKNSKDTTKQNVAILLIQISKAYKYGKLVECAKHHFMNNVTQISEDSLQVKKVLIGFLLSTERGIDQKFNDDNTLILQHTNKYKAVYVDELRHSENNTNTTLISSVYKKSIGNILLDGKNMLCTESNDGRSHIICLLQDCICESMSHLTSQENGNGRELQCIEILQQLFIGQSLENISKGFLQILFEKMITFESHHSNDIMEWLTTEACSVEKLQESGTFGKAIHIRLKQRVANMLAYVISIIDENNNLSLLTSSNENGSGWRTELWLQLFSIIEMKIPSDKNGEFVVRTAKHLTDNFDCKFPFSFVINEKLMHLYKSSISCGKDEIFFYNLVKRSTEKEIVKVLSMWNSANKFIQMMETYAYDVVKFLFRHGTNSQTELDGLVKVLFEISKQKWLDLNRCVNGISITFLTFMQLSEEMKMISDILKISSDIGKNIDQWLTEQQKASEFLIHQLALEDLLAWVNSEAGKINDAESCIEWLNLISNMKKTFYSIISSTHSEERRKDLEGKWKPLALLDMLLMNLLPNVNEMQEYTNFVSVVVKQAMRMFNGVQRMGFNSIEVLKITSVILRKCYENLQLNFMVDWKSLGCIPCGKIIQVPIKMPCGEFICKDCAQIAVSQEIKLCPLCPESLPPDFSIHSPSLTKVHEDYLKIFQKKCTSFFLEYLHNFCFEISHPSDHEKKIRIFEDIFVSSCSREQKELKTTALNFDIELKSSVFQLLYKISPEFLEKQFDELLQNDRLLNESILLSALKGFENIFSDQDSVKNDYDWSEQLLRESWKHLSENKETAVSFEIIKHVSQLRIALNHLVNCIHEYKLRNIEEMTPKLILTFADISNKFDPVILKKFFTKTFLMMRGKQQLKSLCDDKHGTEMIVKNYLQDVFTEIIDFYIIYDADFSEIRKDLANSRQTQENFDRWFPRKENVLMLKNIPKISTILHSKNSKAQKLLFTKLRRQCPSSSFLKECNVLNELSSIPGLSVNQASSIQQLVLLVIHIVACKPYLLQEEAFALIADPASTADLFWPAMPESLHNAMDGILLDEAPYTCPNGHVYYIGECRRPWIVAKCPECNVEIGGTFHVKSQGNERMDTGIKSQCGYQLHYDKKGVDNPGDRTTEQGAATLQFILHSCMLFAMNKNPDIILRMICESNVKEGQNFLMNKLMSNLESLSQHLGRNVDDGILVLHLILKRIIDEGENLNMTKEQYPDWTTMENRKEWEKEFQIHYLTPVFCEMEELLVDIQEKLITDTNASSKLNRFLDETKSNFKLSELSCFHPSLWKLIQHSNSSHLLHCIAVSTSSGEVLQNILKAPNLHLVQHLEIVLKVQGMMIQKFQDTYDMKDVEGIAFVQIRDHETYENGKLIDNYIKIWNQVSSTSTCFLFNACNSTFEYPVKLQYRHFHSYF